TCGGGCACCTGTTCGGTGGTGTGGGCCTTCCAGCTGCGGTTGGACCAGAAGACCTTCAGCTGCCAGTCGGAGTGGGTGTCGTCGGCCCGGTTGGCGCTCTTCACCCCCTTGGCGAAGGTGCTGAAGCTCTGGTACTGGGTCCACTGGTCGTAAGCGGTGCGCAGCGGCACCCCGACGTCGATGGACTCGATGATCACCGTGGGCTTGCTGCCCGAGCCGCCCTTGCCCTTGCCCTTGCCGCCGAAGAGGTTCTTGAGTCCGCCGAGCACGTTGTCCTTGGCGCGGCCCGCGCCCACCTCCAGAGCGGTGCGCAGCGGCCCCTTGCCCTCGGCGAGCTTGCGGCCGCTGTCGAGGGCCAGCTTGGCGAAGCCGGGGCTGTTGCCGTCGGCGATGTCGTTGAGCTTGCCGGTCGTCTCGCCGAGTTTGCGGCCGGCGCCGACGAGGAGCCGCTGGACCTGGGCGGCCAGATACTCCTGGGCCTCGGCCTTGAGGTGGTCGACGGCCTCGCTGTGGGCGACGTCGGAGAGCGGATTGCTCTTCGTCGCGTCCTTTGCCCGGTCCGCCGCCTCGCCGGTCGCGCGGCCGGTCGCCGTTCCGAGGGTCTCAGTCATCACCGCCGCCTCCCCTCGTCGTCCGTGACCGCGTGGCCTTGCGAGCGGCCTTCTTGGCCGGTGCGGTCCTCTTCGTCTGAGCCGCCTTCTTCGCCGGGGCGGTCTTCTTGGCGGCCGTCTTCTTGGCGGCGGCCTTCTTGGGCGGGGGCTTCTTCGCCGCCGGCCCGCGTGGTGACCGCCGCGACTCCTCGGGCGCGTCGTGGCCGGGCTCCGGCTCCTCCTCGTCCTCGTCGCGTCCGGACACGTCGGGCGTCACCCCGGCGAGTTGGTCGCGCACCTGCGAGGTACGCCCGTGCAGCCGGCCGGCGAGCCCTTCGATCTGCCGCTCGACCAGCGCCCCGGTGGCCGCCTTGCCCGCGCCGCGCAGGTCCTCGCGGAGCTGGTCCCCGAGCTCCTTGAACTGCGGGTTGTTCTGCAGCTGCTGTGACACCAGGTCCGCGAGCGCCCGTGGGCTGAGGTGCATCCGCTTGCCGGCCACCATGGTGCCGAGGGCGAACGCGAGTTTCATCTTCTTC
The DNA window shown above is from Streptomyces akebiae and carries:
- a CDS encoding DNA primase — protein: MNRIGLGLAVGAGYVLGRTKKMKLAFALGTMVAGKRMHLSPRALADLVSQQLQNNPQFKELGDQLREDLRGAGKAATGALVERQIEGLAGRLHGRTSQVRDQLAGVTPDVSGRDEDEEEPEPGHDAPEESRRSPRGPAAKKPPPKKAAAKKTAAKKTAPAKKAAQTKRTAPAKKAARKATRSRTTRGGGGDD
- a CDS encoding SRPBCC family protein → MTETLGTATGRATGEAADRAKDATKSNPLSDVAHSEAVDHLKAEAQEYLAAQVQRLLVGAGRKLGETTGKLNDIADGNSPGFAKLALDSGRKLAEGKGPLRTALEVGAGRAKDNVLGGLKNLFGGKGKGKGGSGSKPTVIIESIDVGVPLRTAYDQWTQYQSFSTFAKGVKSANRADDTHSDWQLKVFWSNRSWKAHTTEQVPDQRITWTSEGAKGTTKGAVTFHSLADDLTRVLLVMEYYPQGLFEKTGNIWRAQGRRARLDLKNFARFITLRGEAEDGWRGEIRDGDVVVSHEDALAEEEREDEEQEELPDDEASEDGEAEGEYEEDEDADEAEPDEDEEAEGYVDEDEEGDLEDPDEVPEGEYEDVPEAEGDAGEDMDEEPYEDEDEERVAAGGSRR